TGCCGGATCGAGACGCAGAAGCCGTAGTGCGCTGTCCACCATAGCCCGGTCGAGCGAGTCGAGCATAGGGGGCGCTCCATGTGCGCCCCCTACGATCGCCAGTCCGAGGAATAGCGAAATAGTCAACCGAATGGTCGGTTTGATTTGAGAGATCACGTCGAACTCCTTATGTGGCGGTCGGACGAGAGTCCGACCATTCAGCAACTACCCGTCTCCCACCGGACATGGACGGCCGGAGGGCACAAAAGAAAGATCTACATCGCCTGCATATAGTGTCGTTTATCTCTGACATTCATTATACGACTTCGCCTCAGGTATAACGACAGACCTTGATGGTTGGAGTCATGGCAACGAAGCAATCTGTAGAATTGCACTGCTCGCCGGCCAATGGCGATAGGTAGAACAGTTGCACAAAGTCGCCCTTTTTCACTCTTCACTTCACTTTCTTCGGTCATCCGGGAACAATCTTGCATCACTGGAGTGGAAAGCGTAAATTAAGGCGCTTTCCCGGCACCTGTGGATGAAGGCCTGTTCTGCACCTTGCCTTCTCCAAAATTGCCTGTCCCTAAGATGGACGACTTGTGCGACTTACTGTTCCCTAAAGTAAAGCCTAAAGCCAGCTATGATCGACATTCGGAACCTGACTAAAGTCTATGGCCCCCAACGCGCGGTCGATGATATCTCCTTCAGCGTCAAGCGAGGTGAGATCATCGGCTTCCTCGGCCCCAACGGAGCCGGCAAATCGACCACGATGAAGATCGTCACCTGCTACATGCCGCCTACCGATGGGAGCGTAGCGGTCGATGGACTCGACGTTCAGCAGCACTCGATGGAAGTGCGCCGCAAGATCGGTTACCTGCCGGAACTGAATCCCCTCTACGGCGAGATGAACGTCCTCGACTTCCTACGTTATATATCTGCGCTGCGCGAGATTGCGCCCGATCGTCGGTCGTCACGCATCGGTGAAATGGTGGACCTTTGTGGACTCAGCGAGGTGATCCATAAGGACATCCACGAACTCTCCAAGGGGTACCGTCAGCGGGTAGGATTGGCACAGGCGATGATCCACGACCCGGAACTGCTCATCCTCGACGAGCCGACGATCGGCCTCGATCCCAATCAGGTGGTCGATATTCGCAACCTTATAAAGACCCTGGGCCGGGAAAAGACGGTCGTCCTATCGACCCATATTCTCTCTGAGGTGCAAGCCACCTGCGACCGGGCGGTGATCATCAACCGGGGCAGGATCGTCGCCGACAACTCGATTGCGGAACTGCAGCGCGATCTGATGGGCCGCAAGACGATCATCGTCGAATTGTTGGATGCGACCGGCGAAGCCGGGCCGCGATTCGAGGCAGTCAACGGCGTTGAGGAAGTGCGCGAGGTCTTCCCGGATGGCGCGGCCGGTCGGACGTTCCGGCTCACGGTCCGGGGCGATGTCGATCCGCGCGCCGATCTCTTCAACCTTAGCGTCTCGTCGGGCTGGAAGTTGATCGGGCTCGCGGTCGAATCGCGCAGCCTGGAGGATGTCTTCCACCAGTTGACCAAGGCGGCATAGAGGCCAATTCACCTTACGCTACTGAGAGCAAGGAGGGCACGATGTTCGAGTCACTCATCCACTCGTTGCTCCTCGCACTGCATAATGTCGCGCTGGTGGGTTGCGCGGCAGCCCCGTTCTACAACCTCAATCTGGTCCGTCGGCGGAGCCAGTTTGGCCCGACGCTCGACTACCGATTGGACAAGGTCGTCGAAGAGACGCTGCAGGGGACAGAGCCTTACTGCATCGCCTTCATGACGACTCTCTGGGTAACCGGTATCGCAATGCCGCTGAACCATGTCCTGTTTCACGGCGCGATGAGACCGATGCATGCAGTTGCGCTTGCCGCGCTGATAGTGAAGATCGCGGCAATTCTTGCAATGCTGGTCGTGATGCTGAGAGTGTTGCTGAAGTTCAATCCCCGTTTGCGGGTCATCTTCGCATCATTCTCCCCGGATACAAGACCGGAGAAGGCCGTTGAAGCCGAGTTTTTTGCGGTTCGGGCGAAACGGCGGCAGCACTGTGTAGTCTGCTTCTATCTTTCACTCGTCGTCCTGGTCAGCAGCGCATTTCTCGGCTTCGGCACGGTATGATCACGAGATTGCTCGCCAGAGACGAAGTGATATCCCAGAGTCTATTCGATACCAACAGCAATATGAGCCATCGCAATCTATGAACAACATCCGCACCATTTTCCTGCGGGAACTTAGGGCTTACTTCGACGCGCCGATTGCCTATGTGGTGATCATCGCATTCCTGCTCGTCACGGGGTGGTTCTTTACAACGAACTTCTTCGTGGTCGGGCAGGCCGACATGCGCGTCGTCTTCGGCATCGTTCCCTTCATCTTCCTCTTCTTCACCCCGGCGATAACGATGCGCCTGATCAGCGAGGAGCGCAAGACCGGCACTATGGAACTCCTCGTCACCATGCCGATCAGCGATGTCAGCATCATTGCCGGGAAGTATCTTGCAGCCTTGACGCTACTTACGGCGGCGGTCTTGCCGACGATCATCTACTCGGTCAGCGTCGCCTTCCTGGGCAATATGGACGGCGGCGCGACCGTCGCCGGTTACATAGGGCTGGTCTTGATGGGTGCGGCCTACCTTGCCATCGGCACCTATGGCTCAAGCCTCACCGAGAGTCAGGTGGTGGCGTTCATCGTCAGTTTCTTCCTCGTCTTCGGTTTCTTCCTGCTCGACAAGATCCTCTACATCTTGCCGAACTGGCTCGTGACGCCGGTCGAGTATCTCTCCATCGAGCACCATTTTCAGAACATCCAGCGGGGCGTGGTCGATTCCCGCGACATCGTATACTATCTGACGCTGATCGGCCTGTTTCTTTTCCTTTCAGCACGGTCGCTCGCAGCGCGGAGGTGGAAGTAACTAATGAAAACCAAGCGCACCGACATCTTCGCCGGGCCGACCGTCATCCTGATCATCGCCATACTGGTGATGGTCAACCTCGTTTCGAGCCGCCTATTTGGCCGTCTCGACCTGACCGAAAACAGGGCTTACACCCTTTCGCCGGTTACGAAGCAGATTCTGCGGGAATTGCCC
Above is a genomic segment from Calditrichota bacterium containing:
- a CDS encoding ATP-binding cassette domain-containing protein, translated to MIDIRNLTKVYGPQRAVDDISFSVKRGEIIGFLGPNGAGKSTTMKIVTCYMPPTDGSVAVDGLDVQQHSMEVRRKIGYLPELNPLYGEMNVLDFLRYISALREIAPDRRSSRIGEMVDLCGLSEVIHKDIHELSKGYRQRVGLAQAMIHDPELLILDEPTIGLDPNQVVDIRNLIKTLGREKTVVLSTHILSEVQATCDRAVIINRGRIVADNSIAELQRDLMGRKTIIVELLDATGEAGPRFEAVNGVEEVREVFPDGAAGRTFRLTVRGDVDPRADLFNLSVSSGWKLIGLAVESRSLEDVFHQLTKAA
- a CDS encoding ABC transporter, with translation MNNIRTIFLRELRAYFDAPIAYVVIIAFLLVTGWFFTTNFFVVGQADMRVVFGIVPFIFLFFTPAITMRLISEERKTGTMELLVTMPISDVSIIAGKYLAALTLLTAAVLPTIIYSVSVAFLGNMDGGATVAGYIGLVLMGAAYLAIGTYGSSLTESQVVAFIVSFFLVFGFFLLDKILYILPNWLVTPVEYLSIEHHFQNIQRGVVDSRDIVYYLTLIGLFLFLSARSLAARRWK